The Xiphophorus maculatus strain JP 163 A chromosome 21, X_maculatus-5.0-male, whole genome shotgun sequence genome window below encodes:
- the LOC102219853 gene encoding pleckstrin homology-like domain family B member 2 isoform X4, with amino-acid sequence MTEVANCASVMEAEMMFKPESDQMCPPEPKSPPLDLIDTGKGLKVQTATPHLVSLGSGRLSVAITLLPLKEGVTRIGREDAPVPQDITIEGPGIEAEHCHIINEGGVVTLDPCGHLCSLDGVQVTVPTPLTQGYSLCLGKSYYFRFNHPAEASRMKSMLPQKSPVSALAYNTDYLKFSSDYSHAVGGSGSARGMRSASELRDLMDTLQRKKIALENSLRANGNANHSYFSVTQSPPTTPTSSPAMSSSAYQGTYQEQARRFYSSDRPPVSLKSGSHPPPGRRSDPLTSSRGSVSRSQDNRGISDSRRLNNPGSSPLLSTWNGGGSSTSVASSDNVHLSLPPSSTSRAPSAGGAASMPSSPRLGRRTYGNQDPSPTIRTRKYSAGSLSGLMTGGHSRSLPRLCPSPSPRGESSGMLHLSTLPQRQANMNGSYKIGKESFSHNPNANPEYSHSSTNSFQQVSNKNHIQTNTQGEGVVSISLSSPKNSSSSTYSTTAPPDVTIPSKAGGSSSPRVAKKLSLTSTSSMGSISSTKSSHPEEEFNCTQGVSGVIERSLGEDGQVGSLEMGLGETRASFGKAGTDHGTGFGERRQSFGKAGVAPPGGFRERRGSISSLSGKEELTDYHHRQKEERLREQEVERLERQRLETILSLCSELGRAERDGGGPAPNSTSAVADLQKINQELEKLQVNDDDDDTPSVFSDSSAVNGIPGSGHMTSPGSENGYFDDDLQMRQRCSSGHRDYRAESPAVSLRSFAPSPSSRSLRTNESAEDSASCLGQDSMPSEEEVRRAEEERIQVLNNIEELEQKIKDLDNQMEESAREVEVERALVEAEQESEVDALQREKEALDELHSKMEDLETKSQQEKEKACELLQAERDRVERLAQIVCEQRSQLDSCPEATKEPLQEQLARDCEVLEAETKRFEDLEFQQLEKESRQDEEKETHTQELLREVADYQRSTVTRKERLLALKKQAEQITEQAQREKESFLKERSNLEVMLRREKESLSTLERKYADLTGGRSFSLREHFRLLEERKRSERESGSHLSDTLPRKKNIPTLNTQYTCSTLGRSYQTKSHQPLVQSSSCGSILPRILSLSSKETESRRLQKGQSGSRAASQTNVYLDAFGYRENQAFDTLSVDSSDSIETSISACSPDNVSSASTSNMARLEEMERLLREAQAEKNRLLEHKEREMEMRKQALEEERRRREDLERRLQEETSRRQKLIDREVKMREKQRAQSRPLTRYLPVRKDDFDLRAHIESAGHNTDTCFHLSISEKTCRGYLIKMGGKIKTWKKRWFVFDRNRRTLSYYADKHEAKLKGVIYFQAIEEVYYDHLKSAHKSPNPSLTFSVKTHDRVYYMVAPSPEAMRIWMDVIVTGAEGYTQFMV; translated from the exons GATATTCCCTGTGTCTGGGTAAGTCCTACTACTTCCGATTCAACCATCCTGCAGAGGCCAGCAGAATGAAGAGCATGCTTCCACAAAAGAGCCCAGTGTCAGCTTTAGCCTACAACACAG ATTATCTAAAGTTCAGCAGTGACTACAGTCATGCAGTCGGAGGCAGCGGTAGCGCTAGAGGGATGCGATCAGCCTCTGAGCTCCGGGATTTGATGGACACCCTGCAACGCAAGAAAATAGCCCTGGAAAACAGCCTGAGAGCCAATGGGAATGCTAACCACTCCTATTTTAGTGTCACACAG TCTCCTCCCACCACACCCACTTCCAGTCCTGCCATGTCTTCATCAGCCTATCAGGGCACCTATCAGGAACAGGCAAGGCGTTTCTACAGCTCTGATCGTCCACCCGTCTCTTTGAAATCTGGTTCCCATCCTCCCCCTGGACGGCGGTCCGACCCTTTGACCTCCTCTCGTGGTTCTGTCAGCCGCAGTCAGGACAACCGTGGCATCTCAGACAGTCGACGACTGAACAATCCAGGCTCCTCCCCTTTATTGTCCACATGGAACGGCGGAGGTTCTTCCACTTCTGTTGCCAGTAGCGATAACGTTCacctctctcttcctccctcctctaCATCCCGCGCTCCGTCAGCGGGAGGTGCTGCCAGCATGCCTTCAAGCCCGCGATTGGGTCGGCGTACCTATGGGAACCAAGATCCATCACCCACCATTCGAACCAGGAAATATTCAGCCGGGTCACTCAGCGGCCTTATGACTGGAGGACATAGCCGATCACTGCCCCGTCTTTGTCCTTCCCCTTCTCCTCGAGGTGAAAGCAGTGGAATGCTGCACTTATCGACGCTCCCACAGAGACAGGCCAATATGAATGGGAGTTACAAAATAGGCAAGGAGTCTTTCAGCCACAATCCAAATGCCAACCCTGAATACAGCCACAGCTCCACTAACTCATTCCAGCAAGTATCTAACAAGAATCACATCCAGACCAATACTCAGGGTGAAGGCGTTGTGTCTATTTCTCTTTCCTCCCCTAAAAACTCGTCCTCCTCCACTTATTCCACTACTGCCCCACCAGATGTGACAATCCCATCCAAAGCAGGGGGCTCTTCTTCTCCAAGAGTTGCCAAAAAACTCAGCCTAACCTCCACCAGCTCAATGGGCTCAATCAGCTCCACAAAATCCAGCCATCCTGAAGAAGAATTTAACTGCACCCAAGGAGTGTCTGGAGTTATTGAGAGGTCCTTGGGGGAAGATGGACAAGTTGGAAGCCTGGAGATGGGACTTGGGGAAACAAGGGCTTCATTTGGGAAGGCGGGGACGGATCATGGGACGGGCTTTGGTGAGAGAAGACAGTCGTTTGGAAAAGCAGGAGTGGCTCCACCTGGGGGTTTTAGGGAAAGAAGGGGAAGTATTAGCTCTCTTAGTGGGAAGGAAGAATTGACGGATTATCACCATAGACAGAAAGAGGAGCGACTTCGTGAGCAGGAGGTGGAGAGACTG GAGCGACAGCGTCTAGAAACCATCCTGTCTCTTTGCTCGGAACTCGGGCGTGCCGAAAGGGACGGAGGGGGGCCGGCACCGAATTCCACGTCGGCGGTTGCGGATCTCCAGAAGATCAACCAGGAGCTAGAGAAGCTCCAAGTGAACGATGATGATGACGACACGCCGTCCGTGTTTTCAGACTCTTCAGCTGTTAACGGGATTCCAGGGAGCGGTCACATGACCTCCCCGGGATCAGAGAACGGTTACTTTGACGACGACCTGCAGATGCGGCAGAGGTGCAGCAGCGGACACAGAGACTACAGGGCCGAATCGCCGGCAGTCAGCCTACGAAGCTTTGCTCCATCACCCTCTTCAAGATCTCTGAGGACGAATGAG TCTGCAGAGGATTCAGCTTCCTGCCTAGGGCAAGACTCAATGCCTTCAGAGGAGGAAGTGAGGCGTGCAGAGGAGGAGAGAATTCAGGTGTTGAACAACATTGAGGAGCTGGAGCAAAAAATCAAGGACCTGGACAACCAAATGGAGGAATCTGCCCGAGAG GTGGAAGTCGAGCGAGCGCTGGTCGAAGCGGAGCAAGAGTCAGAAGTAGATGCTCTGCAGCGGGAGAAAGAAGCTTTAGATGAACTTCACAGCAAGATGGAAGACCTGGAGACAAAGTCccaacaggaaaaagaaaag GCGTGTGAGTTGCTGCAGGCAGAAAGGGACAGAGTAGAGAGGTTGGCTCAGATTGTGTGTGAGCAGCGCTCCCAGCTGGACAGCTGCCCTGAAGCCACCAAGGAGCCCCTACAGGAGCAGCTAGCCAGG GACTGTGAGGTACTTGAGGCAGAGACAAAGCGCTTCGAGGACCTGGAGTTCCAGCAGCTGGAAAAGGAGAGCAGGCAGGACGAGGAGAAGGAGACCCATACACAAGAACTTCTCCGAGAGGTTGCCGACTACCAGCGCAGCACCGTCACTCGCAAG GAGCGACTCTTAGCTCTGAAGAAGCAAGCAGAGCAGATAACGGAGCAGGctcagagagaaaaggagagcTTTCTGAAGGAGAGGAGCAACCTTGAAGTGATGCTGCGAAGA gaAAAGGAAAGCCTTTCAACACTGGAAAGAAAATACGCTGACCTCACTGGTGGCCGGAGTTTCTCTCTAAGAGAG CATTTCCGTTTGCTGGAAGAGAGAAAGCGCTCTGAAAGGGAAAGTGGTTCACATCTAAGTGATACTTTACCCAGGAAGAAGAACATTCCCACTCTGAATACCCAGTACACATGCTCAACACTTGGGCGCAGCTATCAAACAAAG TCCCACCAGCCTCTGGTACAAAGCTCAAGTTGTGGCAGTATTCTTCCCAGAATCCTCTCTCTGTCCAGCAAGGAGACTGAATCTCGTCGTCTACAGAAAG GTCAGTCTGGCTCCCGAGCGGCTTCCCAGACTAATGTCTACCTCGATGCCTTCGGGTACCGTGAAAACCAGGCCTTTGACACGTTGAGTGTGGACAGCAGTGACTCCATCGAAACCAGCATCTCAGCTTGTTCGCCTGACAATGTCTCCAG CGCCAGTACTTCAAACATGGCCCGGCTAGAGGAGATGGAGCGCCTGCTGAGGGAGGCACAGGCTGAGAAGAACCGCCTCCTGGAACACAAG GAACGAGAAATGGAGATGCGCAAGCAGGCCttggaagaggagaggagaaggagagaggaCCTGGAAAGAAGACTACAGGAGGAGACAAGCAGACGTCAGAAACTCATCGATCGTGAAGTGAAGatgagagagaaacaaaggGCACAG TCCCGGCCGCTGACTCGCTACCTGCCGGTGAGGAAGGACGACTTTGACCTGCGGGCTCACATTGAGTCAGCGGGTCACAACACAGACACCTGCTTCCACTTATCCATCTCGGAAAAGACTTGCCGAGGCTACCTGATCAAGATGGGAGGCAAGATCAAAACATGGAAGAAACGCTGGTTTGTCTTTGACCGCAACCGTCGCACTTTGTCCTACTATGCAG ACAAACATGAGGCTAAGCTGAAAGGTGTGATTTACTTTCAAGCTATTGAAGAGGTGTATTATGACCATTTGAAAAGTGCACACAAG aGCCCGAACCCCTCCCTGACCTTCAGCGTTAAGACTCATGACAGGGTGTACTACATGGTGGCCCCCTCTCCCGAGGCCATGAGGATCTGGATGGATGTGATCGTCACCGGGGCAGAAGGATACACACAGTTCATGGTGTAG
- the LOC102219853 gene encoding pleckstrin homology-like domain family B member 2 isoform X5 has product MKSMLPQKSPVSALAYNTDYLKFSSDYSHAVGGSGSARGMRSASELRDLMDTLQRKKIALENSLRANGNANHSYFSVTQSPPTTPTSSPAMSSSAYQGTYQEQARRFYSSDRPPVSLKSGSHPPPGRRSDPLTSSRGSVSRSQDNRGISDSRRLNNPGSSPLLSTWNGGGSSTSVASSDNVHLSLPPSSTSRAPSAGGAASMPSSPRLGRRTYGNQDPSPTIRTRKYSAGSLSGLMTGGHSRSLPRLCPSPSPRGESSGMLHLSTLPQRQANMNGSYKIGKESFSHNPNANPEYSHSSTNSFQQVSNKNHIQTNTQGEGVVSISLSSPKNSSSSTYSTTAPPDVTIPSKAGGSSSPRVAKKLSLTSTSSMGSISSTKSSHPEEEFNCTQGVSGVIERSLGEDGQVGSLEMGLGETRASFGKAGTDHGTGFGERRQSFGKAGVAPPGGFRERRGSISSLSGKEELTDYHHRQKEERLREQEVERLERQRLETILSLCSELGRAERDGGGPAPNSTSAVADLQKINQELEKLQVNDDDDDTPSVFSDSSAVNGIPGSGHMTSPGSENGYFDDDLQMRQRCSSGHRDYRAESPAVSLRSFAPSPSSRSLRTNESAEDSASCLGQDSMPSEEEVRRAEEERIQVLNNIEELEQKIKDLDNQMEESAREVEVERALVEAEQESEVDALQREKEALDELHSKMEDLETKSQQEKEKACELLQAERDRVERLAQIVCEQRSQLDSCPEATKEPLQEQLARDCEVLEAETKRFEDLEFQQLEKESRQDEEKETHTQELLREVADYQRSTVTRKERLLALKKQAEQITEQAQREKESFLKERSNLEVMLRREKESLSTLERKYADLTGGRSFSLREGYVTVSEINELYSQLGQDPNPASAPALVKMTPESEVNLSPEEDSTKPTEDELCHSSLSADCHCSSSSSSSSPSSSSSAHVNARPLPKTPSVHWPENMVTYRDPSPLPDSPPPPLPVKNHHQRHRQHFRLLEERKRSERESGSHLSDTLPRKKNIPTLNTQYTCSTLGRSYQTKSHQPLVQSSSCGSILPRILSLSSKETESRRLQKGQSGSRAASQTNVYLDAFGYRENQAFDTLSVDSSDSIETSISACSPDNVSSASTSNMARLEEMERLLREAQAEKNRLLEHKEREMEMRKQALEEERRRREDLERRLQEETSRRQKLIDREVKMREKQRAQSRPLTRYLPVRKDDFDLRAHIESAGHNTDTCFHLSISEKTCRGYLIKMGGKIKTWKKRWFVFDRNRRTLSYYADKHEAKLKGVIYFQAIEEVYYDHLKSAHKSPNPSLTFSVKTHDRVYYMVAPSPEAMRIWMDVIVTGAEGYTQFMV; this is encoded by the exons ATGAAGAGCATGCTTCCACAAAAGAGCCCAGTGTCAGCTTTAGCCTACAACACAG ATTATCTAAAGTTCAGCAGTGACTACAGTCATGCAGTCGGAGGCAGCGGTAGCGCTAGAGGGATGCGATCAGCCTCTGAGCTCCGGGATTTGATGGACACCCTGCAACGCAAGAAAATAGCCCTGGAAAACAGCCTGAGAGCCAATGGGAATGCTAACCACTCCTATTTTAGTGTCACACAG TCTCCTCCCACCACACCCACTTCCAGTCCTGCCATGTCTTCATCAGCCTATCAGGGCACCTATCAGGAACAGGCAAGGCGTTTCTACAGCTCTGATCGTCCACCCGTCTCTTTGAAATCTGGTTCCCATCCTCCCCCTGGACGGCGGTCCGACCCTTTGACCTCCTCTCGTGGTTCTGTCAGCCGCAGTCAGGACAACCGTGGCATCTCAGACAGTCGACGACTGAACAATCCAGGCTCCTCCCCTTTATTGTCCACATGGAACGGCGGAGGTTCTTCCACTTCTGTTGCCAGTAGCGATAACGTTCacctctctcttcctccctcctctaCATCCCGCGCTCCGTCAGCGGGAGGTGCTGCCAGCATGCCTTCAAGCCCGCGATTGGGTCGGCGTACCTATGGGAACCAAGATCCATCACCCACCATTCGAACCAGGAAATATTCAGCCGGGTCACTCAGCGGCCTTATGACTGGAGGACATAGCCGATCACTGCCCCGTCTTTGTCCTTCCCCTTCTCCTCGAGGTGAAAGCAGTGGAATGCTGCACTTATCGACGCTCCCACAGAGACAGGCCAATATGAATGGGAGTTACAAAATAGGCAAGGAGTCTTTCAGCCACAATCCAAATGCCAACCCTGAATACAGCCACAGCTCCACTAACTCATTCCAGCAAGTATCTAACAAGAATCACATCCAGACCAATACTCAGGGTGAAGGCGTTGTGTCTATTTCTCTTTCCTCCCCTAAAAACTCGTCCTCCTCCACTTATTCCACTACTGCCCCACCAGATGTGACAATCCCATCCAAAGCAGGGGGCTCTTCTTCTCCAAGAGTTGCCAAAAAACTCAGCCTAACCTCCACCAGCTCAATGGGCTCAATCAGCTCCACAAAATCCAGCCATCCTGAAGAAGAATTTAACTGCACCCAAGGAGTGTCTGGAGTTATTGAGAGGTCCTTGGGGGAAGATGGACAAGTTGGAAGCCTGGAGATGGGACTTGGGGAAACAAGGGCTTCATTTGGGAAGGCGGGGACGGATCATGGGACGGGCTTTGGTGAGAGAAGACAGTCGTTTGGAAAAGCAGGAGTGGCTCCACCTGGGGGTTTTAGGGAAAGAAGGGGAAGTATTAGCTCTCTTAGTGGGAAGGAAGAATTGACGGATTATCACCATAGACAGAAAGAGGAGCGACTTCGTGAGCAGGAGGTGGAGAGACTG GAGCGACAGCGTCTAGAAACCATCCTGTCTCTTTGCTCGGAACTCGGGCGTGCCGAAAGGGACGGAGGGGGGCCGGCACCGAATTCCACGTCGGCGGTTGCGGATCTCCAGAAGATCAACCAGGAGCTAGAGAAGCTCCAAGTGAACGATGATGATGACGACACGCCGTCCGTGTTTTCAGACTCTTCAGCTGTTAACGGGATTCCAGGGAGCGGTCACATGACCTCCCCGGGATCAGAGAACGGTTACTTTGACGACGACCTGCAGATGCGGCAGAGGTGCAGCAGCGGACACAGAGACTACAGGGCCGAATCGCCGGCAGTCAGCCTACGAAGCTTTGCTCCATCACCCTCTTCAAGATCTCTGAGGACGAATGAG TCTGCAGAGGATTCAGCTTCCTGCCTAGGGCAAGACTCAATGCCTTCAGAGGAGGAAGTGAGGCGTGCAGAGGAGGAGAGAATTCAGGTGTTGAACAACATTGAGGAGCTGGAGCAAAAAATCAAGGACCTGGACAACCAAATGGAGGAATCTGCCCGAGAG GTGGAAGTCGAGCGAGCGCTGGTCGAAGCGGAGCAAGAGTCAGAAGTAGATGCTCTGCAGCGGGAGAAAGAAGCTTTAGATGAACTTCACAGCAAGATGGAAGACCTGGAGACAAAGTCccaacaggaaaaagaaaag GCGTGTGAGTTGCTGCAGGCAGAAAGGGACAGAGTAGAGAGGTTGGCTCAGATTGTGTGTGAGCAGCGCTCCCAGCTGGACAGCTGCCCTGAAGCCACCAAGGAGCCCCTACAGGAGCAGCTAGCCAGG GACTGTGAGGTACTTGAGGCAGAGACAAAGCGCTTCGAGGACCTGGAGTTCCAGCAGCTGGAAAAGGAGAGCAGGCAGGACGAGGAGAAGGAGACCCATACACAAGAACTTCTCCGAGAGGTTGCCGACTACCAGCGCAGCACCGTCACTCGCAAG GAGCGACTCTTAGCTCTGAAGAAGCAAGCAGAGCAGATAACGGAGCAGGctcagagagaaaaggagagcTTTCTGAAGGAGAGGAGCAACCTTGAAGTGATGCTGCGAAGA gaAAAGGAAAGCCTTTCAACACTGGAAAGAAAATACGCTGACCTCACTGGTGGCCGGAGTTTCTCTCTAAGAGAG GGCTATGTCACTGTCAGTGAAATCAATGAGCTTTACTCACAGCTTGGGCAGGATCCTAACCCTGCCTCTGCCCCTGCTCTGGTCAAAATGACCCCCGAGTCTGAGGTAAACCTTTCCCCGGAGGAAGACTCCACAAAGCCAACGGAGGACGAG ctctGTCACTCTTCTTTATCAGCCGACTGTcactgctcttcctcctcctcctcttcttctccttcttcttcttcttctgcccaCGTCAATGCTCGTCCCCTCCCAAAAACTCCCTCTGTGCACTGGCCAGAGAACATGGTAACTTATCGAGACCCCTCCCCTCTTCCCGACTCTCCCCCACCTCCTCTTCCTGTCAAAAACCATCATCAGCGACACAGGCAG CATTTCCGTTTGCTGGAAGAGAGAAAGCGCTCTGAAAGGGAAAGTGGTTCACATCTAAGTGATACTTTACCCAGGAAGAAGAACATTCCCACTCTGAATACCCAGTACACATGCTCAACACTTGGGCGCAGCTATCAAACAAAG TCCCACCAGCCTCTGGTACAAAGCTCAAGTTGTGGCAGTATTCTTCCCAGAATCCTCTCTCTGTCCAGCAAGGAGACTGAATCTCGTCGTCTACAGAAAG GTCAGTCTGGCTCCCGAGCGGCTTCCCAGACTAATGTCTACCTCGATGCCTTCGGGTACCGTGAAAACCAGGCCTTTGACACGTTGAGTGTGGACAGCAGTGACTCCATCGAAACCAGCATCTCAGCTTGTTCGCCTGACAATGTCTCCAG CGCCAGTACTTCAAACATGGCCCGGCTAGAGGAGATGGAGCGCCTGCTGAGGGAGGCACAGGCTGAGAAGAACCGCCTCCTGGAACACAAG GAACGAGAAATGGAGATGCGCAAGCAGGCCttggaagaggagaggagaaggagagaggaCCTGGAAAGAAGACTACAGGAGGAGACAAGCAGACGTCAGAAACTCATCGATCGTGAAGTGAAGatgagagagaaacaaaggGCACAG TCCCGGCCGCTGACTCGCTACCTGCCGGTGAGGAAGGACGACTTTGACCTGCGGGCTCACATTGAGTCAGCGGGTCACAACACAGACACCTGCTTCCACTTATCCATCTCGGAAAAGACTTGCCGAGGCTACCTGATCAAGATGGGAGGCAAGATCAAAACATGGAAGAAACGCTGGTTTGTCTTTGACCGCAACCGTCGCACTTTGTCCTACTATGCAG ACAAACATGAGGCTAAGCTGAAAGGTGTGATTTACTTTCAAGCTATTGAAGAGGTGTATTATGACCATTTGAAAAGTGCACACAAG aGCCCGAACCCCTCCCTGACCTTCAGCGTTAAGACTCATGACAGGGTGTACTACATGGTGGCCCCCTCTCCCGAGGCCATGAGGATCTGGATGGATGTGATCGTCACCGGGGCAGAAGGATACACACAGTTCATGGTGTAG